The following proteins come from a genomic window of Megalops cyprinoides isolate fMegCyp1 chromosome 6, fMegCyp1.pri, whole genome shotgun sequence:
- the LOC118779683 gene encoding dynein heavy chain 12, axonemal-like, protein MDSDLTGHDADEDAALQLAIQQSLLDCDKHGGREVPVPEVKCRIPTNTTEKDKIFAAIKRGDEAALRKLAVCQQAFGEVDNRGWIPLHEAAVQNNMAILEITFAASPTGAGQTQTLQGKTPLFLAVEKGLEENVIFLLQNGCSPNTQDEDEDSPLVAAIKTEQYDMAVLLLRFNARVNQEGAHRRTPLHEAARLGREKFVNLLLEAGADPDPRSAFGLTPLALAAQGGHLEIVRVLLQKGADVESQASDSATILFEAAASGNAEVISLLLDYGADPNVPKHTGHLPIHRVAHRGHLQALECLIPVTTFDAVEDSGMSPLHSAAAGGHAECLRLLLSAGYDVNFMLEPWVRRNYDDQRKSALYFAVSNNDMHSVRLLLEAGAMPNQDPVKCLQVALRLGNYKLISTLLRYGANVNYYSRVNTTHFPSALQYALKDEVVLRMLLNYGYDVKRCFDCPYGEGSHVPHDYEGWTPSVIKDMMFCEVITVYWLRDISAHIVRIMLDYVDHVTFCSKLRAALVEQAEWPDICKVQSNPRCLQHLCRLKIRDCLGRLRLRAPIFMSFLPLPCRLKDYILYREYDLYTQGGTTTSQ, encoded by the exons ATGGACTCTGACCTGACGGGACACGACGCCGACGAGGACGCGGCCCTGCAGCTTGCAATCCAGCAGAGCCTGCTGGACTGCGACAAGCATGGCGGCCGTGAGGTCCCCGTCCCTGAGGTCAAGTGCAG GATCCctacaaacacaacagaaaaagacaagatCTTTGCGGCCATAAAGAGAG GTGACGAGGCAGCTCTACGCAAGCTGGCCGTGTGCCAGCAGGCTTTCGGTGAGGTGGACAACAGAGGCTGGATCCCGCTGCATGAGGCCGCAGTCCAGAACAACATGGCAATCCTGGAGATTACATTTGCAG CCTCCCCAACTGGGGCagggcaaacacagacacttcAAGGGAAGACGCCCCTCTTCCTGGCTGTGGAGAAAGGCCTGGAGGAGAATGTCATCTTCCTGCTGCAAAATGGATGCAGCCCCAACACCCAAGATGAAGACGAGGACTCGCCACTCGTCGCAG CCATAAAGACCGAGCAGTATGACATGGCTGTGCTTCTGCTCCGCTTCAATGCCAGAGTCAACCAGGAGGGGGCGCACCGCAGGACCCCGCTCCACGAGGCTGCTCGTCTGGGCAGGGAGAAATTTGTGAACCTACTCCTGGAGGCTGGTGCTGACCCTGACCCCCGCAGCGCTTTTGGGCTCACCCCGCTAGCCTTGGCAGCTCAGGGCGGTCATTTGGAAATCGTTCGGGTTCTGCTCCAGAAAG GGGCCGATGTGGAGTCTCAGGCCTCAGACTCTGCCACCATCCTGTTTGAAGCGGCCGCTTCTGGAAACGCTGAGGTCATTTCCCTGCTGCTGGACTATGGCGCAGACCCCAACGTGCCTAAGCACACGGGCCACCTGCCCATCCACCGAGTGGCGCACCGCGGGCATCTGCA AGCTCTGGAATGCCTCATCCCCGTGACAACGTTTGATGCGGTGGAGGACAGTGGCATGAGCCCGCTGCACTCGGCGGCGGCTGGCGGCCACGCGGAGTGTCTCCGGCTGCTGCTGAGCGCCGGCTACGATGTCAACTTCATGCTGGAGCCGTGGGTGCGGCGCAACTACGACGACCAGCGCAAGTCAGCCCTGTACTTCGCCGTGTCCAACAACGACATGCACTCAGTCcggctgctgctggaggccgGCGCCATGCCCAACCAGGACCCTGTCAAGTgcctgcaggtggcgctgcGGCTGGGCAACTACAAGCTCATCAGCACGCTGCTCCGCTACGGCGCCAACGTCAACTACTACTCGCGGGTCAACACCACCCACTTCCCCTCCGCCCTGCAGTACGCCCTCAAGGACGAGGTCGTGCTCCGCATGCTGCTGAACTACGGCTACGACGTCAAGCGCTGTTTCGACTGCCCGTACGGGGAGGGCTCCCACGTGCCCCACGACTACGAGGGCTGGACTCCCTCTGTCATCAAGGACATGATG TTCTGCGAGGTGATCACGGTGTACTGGCTAAGGGACATCTCCGCTCACATAGTGCGCATCATGCTGGACTACGTCGATCACGTCACCTTCTGCTCCAAACTGAGAGCTGCCCTCGTGGAGCAGGCAGAGTGGCCCGACATATGCAAGGTCCAAA